The nucleotide sequence TTGAAGCATCGAGTGGTTTTATCCTTGGCATGCTATCTTCAAGTAGCTTTATTGGCTCAGAAAATGGCGCGAGTTTGGCTAAAAAATTTAAGATACTAAAGACACTTGATCCATAGAAAAACTGCAAATTTGGATAATACTGCCAAAGCTGATCGGCATACGATAGGTGCATAAATGGCGTATCGCCATAGCCATCTTTATCTCTATCAAAGCTCTCATACTCATCATAATAATTTTTACTCCACCGATTTAATGCCATTTTATCACCTGGAGTGTCGTTCGCAACGATATCCATATTGCCTATAAAATCATTATTTTCAAAGATGCTTGTCCCCTGGGTAGCGTGAAAATATACGCCAACTACGTTGTGTAAAATTTTATTGCCTAAGAAATTTATCGTTGAGCCTGGCTGAAACGGCGAGTTATCAAGCAAAATTCCTCTCGCATTATAGATAAGTGTATTGTTTTCGATAGTAAAATTTGAAACATCTTTTAGACCAATACCTATACCAAAAGCGCCGTCACTATCCATAACAAGATTATTTTTTATATTTGAGCCAGCTGAATACATAAAAAACATTCCGACTGCATTGCCGATAAAATCATTGTTTTCGACTAAATTTTGATTTGCATACATAAAGTGAAGCGAGTATCTACCGCGGATCGCTTTATTTTTTAAAAATTTATTGTGACTTGCATACCATGCAACCATATCGCGGCTATCATAAATATAATTGCCTTCTATTAAATTTTCATGGCTATACCAAAGTCTAACCGCATCACCTCTAAAGCCAAGACTGGCCCCCTTTTTAGAAGTGATGTTATTTTCAGTGATCTTTGAGCTGCTGCACTCTTTAAAATCAACCCCAAAAAGCACGTCACTCAAGTCATTTTGCGTAATCAAGACATTATTTGCTTTATCACAGCCAATGCCAGCATCTAGCTCACCAAGGTCATTTCCGCTACCACTTATCTTTAAATTTCTAAGCGTAACATTTGAGGCAATAATCTTTACAACTGTGCCTTTACCATTTCCTTTTATGTGAGCATTTTTGCCCTCACCAACGATACTAAGCGGCTTATTTATAGTTATGCTTCCTTCATAGATGCCGTCCCCTAGCTTTATAACATCGCCAGGGCTAGCGTTATTTATCGCATCTTGAAGGACGTTTGCAAAGCCAAAAAGTGGCAAAAAGACAAGGGCAAATTTAGAAAATTTACGCATTTAGCTCTTTTTTCTTTGAAAATACCGCAAGTATGCAAAGCACGCTCATCACCATCATCACCCAAAAGCCGATAGTTGGGTATGAGTGCGTAGTAAAGTGCGCCACGCTACCATCACCTAAGACTGTTGGCATAAATGGCTTGATCTTAAAGGCGCCCCACTCTTGCATATTGTGTCCATACCAATAAAGCCATCCTGCAAATGCGCTCATAAATAGCACAGGCGCGATAATGGTTGGAACCATAAGAAGTGAGTTAAATTTGCCGTTGTAATACAAAAATGCAAGCATACAAAGCGTTGAAATAAGCAAATAATAAGGCGCTATCGCTCGCTCTAAATTTCCGCCATGCTCCATAGGATACATACCGATGTAGTGATTTATCGTATTCATCTCATGCACGTCACCACTATATCCATCTACGTGAAAATATACAGGAATTCCATCAGGAAAGGCTGATTTTGGATAATTTGGAGCTTCAAGAGAGACGTACCAGATAGGAAAAGATGGTGTGCCTATCTCTGCTTTTTGTTCGATCATCTTATGAAGATCGCTTGCTACATCTTTTGATAAAAGGTGATTTTTATACTGAAATGAGCTATAAAGATTATAGATACCGTAAGTATAAGATGGTAGTTCATCACCA is from Campylobacter concisus and encodes:
- a CDS encoding nitrous oxide reductase family maturation protein NosD, with amino-acid sequence MRKFSKFALVFLPLFGFANVLQDAINNASPGDVIKLGDGIYEGSITINKPLSIVGEGKNAHIKGNGKGTVVKIIASNVTLRNLKISGSGNDLGELDAGIGCDKANNVLITQNDLSDVLFGVDFKECSSSKITENNITSKKGASLGFRGDAVRLWYSHENLIEGNYIYDSRDMVAWYASHNKFLKNKAIRGRYSLHFMYANQNLVENNDFIGNAVGMFFMYSAGSNIKNNLVMDSDGAFGIGIGLKDVSNFTIENNTLIYNARGILLDNSPFQPGSTINFLGNKILHNVVGVYFHATQGTSIFENNDFIGNMDIVANDTPGDKMALNRWSKNYYDEYESFDRDKDGYGDTPFMHLSYADQLWQYYPNLQFFYGSSVFSILNFLAKLAPFSEPIKLLEDSMPRIKPLDASNFNALRAKRG
- a CDS encoding cytochrome C, which produces MSKYKIYTIVALVLMTVCFTLPVLGWHGAKERIADGDELPSYTYGIYNLYSSFQYKNHLLSKDVASDLHKMIEQKAEIGTPSFPIWYVSLEAPNYPKSAFPDGIPVYFHVDGYSGDVHEMNTINHYIGMYPMEHGGNLERAIAPYYLLISTLCMLAFLYYNGKFNSLLMVPTIIAPVLFMSAFAGWLYWYGHNMQEWGAFKIKPFMPTVLGDGSVAHFTTHSYPTIGFWVMMVMSVLCILAVFSKKKELNA